A genomic region of Papaver somniferum cultivar HN1 chromosome 7, ASM357369v1, whole genome shotgun sequence contains the following coding sequences:
- the LOC113295512 gene encoding uncharacterized protein LOC113295512, which translates to LSGHGYRVVAPDLRGYGDTDAPASATSYTYHHIVGDLIALVDSLGVEQVFLVGHDWGAIIAWQFALFRPDKIKAMVILSVAFPPRHPIKKPLERFRAYFGDNYYICRLQSP; encoded by the exons CTCTCTGGTCATGGTTATCGAGTTGTTGCTCCTGATTTGCGAGGATACGGCGACACCGATGCACCTGCTTCCGCCACTAGCTACACTTATCACCACATAGTCGGAGATCTCATTGCTCTTGTTGATTCCCTTGGTGTTGAACAG gtgtttttggtggGTCATGATTGGGGTGCCATCATCGCATGGCAATTTGCTTTGTTTAGGCCTGACAAAATCAAAGCAATGGTGATTCTCAGTGTCGCCTTTCCTCCGAGACACCCAATCAAGAAACCCCTTGAGCGTTTCAGAGCTTATTTTGGCGATAACTACTATATTTGCAGGCTCCAG AGTCCATGA